The Halobacterium sp. CBA1132 genome has a segment encoding these proteins:
- a CDS encoding FxsA family protein produces the protein MPRLRWLFLALLVVPLADALFLVFVAGQVGWQVTVALVVLTALLGTLFVRAEGRHTLQRIQRSLAQGKTPTDELVDGGLLIAAGAFLLTPGLLTDALGFLLVFPLTRYPFRYAVKEWVIKPKLDQKTGGFATGNVYTFGFPGGSDDGGAGPFAGMGGGDGSGGSGPFGSSTTSSSDDDTIDLDEDSYDVEFEDGDDADTR, from the coding sequence ATGCCCCGACTCCGGTGGCTGTTCCTCGCGCTGCTCGTGGTCCCGCTCGCGGACGCCCTCTTCTTGGTGTTCGTCGCGGGGCAAGTCGGCTGGCAGGTGACGGTCGCGCTCGTCGTCCTCACCGCCCTGCTCGGCACGCTGTTCGTGCGCGCGGAAGGCCGTCACACCCTGCAACGCATCCAGCGCTCGCTCGCGCAAGGGAAGACCCCGACAGACGAACTCGTGGACGGCGGCCTCCTCATCGCCGCCGGCGCATTCCTGCTCACGCCCGGCCTCCTGACGGACGCGCTCGGGTTCCTGCTCGTCTTCCCGCTGACTCGGTACCCGTTCCGCTACGCCGTCAAGGAGTGGGTCATCAAGCCCAAACTCGACCAGAAGACCGGCGGGTTCGCCACCGGCAACGTCTACACGTTCGGCTTCCCCGGCGGCAGCGACGACGGCGGCGCCGGCCCGTTCGCCGGCATGGGCGGCGGTGACGGCAGCGGCGGTAGCGGCCCGTTCGGCTCCAGCACCACGAGCAGCAGCGACGACGATACCATCGACCTCGACGAGGATTCCTACGACGTAGAATTCGAGGACGGCGACGACGCCGACACCCGGTAA